The bacterium DNA window CGACGAGGCCGCGATCCTCGCCGGCCGACCGGTGACGGATGAAGCGGGGATGCGCGACGTCGCCGAGCGGCTGGTGGCGCTGGGCGCCGGGGCCGCGCTCGTCAAGGGCGGACACCTCGCCAGCGAGACCGTCGTGGATGTGCTGTTCGACGGCCGCGAGTACCGCACGTGGGTCCGGCCGAAACTCGAGACGCGCAACACGCACGGCACGGGCTGCACGCTCTCGGCCGCGATCGCGGCCGGCCTGGCGCGGGGCCGCTCGCTCGTGGATGCGATCGAGGACGCGCTGGACTACGTGCACCGCGCGATGGTGGAAGCGCCGGACCTCGGTGCCGGCCACGGCCCGCTCAATCACTTCGTTCCGGCCCGGCGGAAGGCCGCGGTCTGAACGCCATCCTCACGGCCGCGCCGGGTCGCCGGCGCCCGGCGTGGCCGCGTCCGCCAGCCACCAGCGCGGCAGGTTGACCAGCGCCCCCCGGATGTCCATCTCGACGCCCTGCACCCGCTCTCTGATCGCGTAGAGGTGCGGGGAGTAGTACAGGTACGTCCAGGGCTGGTCGTCCCGGAGGATCTCCTGCACCCGCCGCCACAGCGGCCGCGCCGCCTCCCGGTCCACCGTCGCCGCCGCACGGTCCAGGAGCGAGTCCAGCTCGGGGTTGCTGTACGCCGCGATCTGGTATGGTCCGCCGAGCGCGGAGCTGTGGTACATCTCGTGGAGGTTGATCCGGAAGTCGCTGTTCCAGCCCATCAACACGGCTTCGAAGCGCTTGGGGTTGGCGCTCAGCTCGCCGATCAGCGTGTTGAACTCGGTGGGGCCCGCGGTCACCGTGACGCCGATGGCGGCGAGATCGGCGCGGATGAGCTCCGCCATGTCGCGCTGGAAGGCGTTGCCCGCAGCGGTCTTCAGCGTGAAGGCGAAGTCATGGCCGTTCGGGTCCTCGAGACGGCCGTCGCCATCCCGATCAATGAACCCGGCCTCCGCGAGCAGCGCCCGCGCCGCAGCCGTGTCGTACGGGAGCGGAGCGATGCTCGGATCGTACGCCCAGTGGTGCGGGCTGATCGGTCCGCTGGCCAGCTCTCCGTAGCCGGCCCGGTGGGCGATCAGCCGTTCGCGGTCGATGGCCATGGCGAGAGCGCGGCGCACCCTGGCGTCCGCGAAGCGAGGGTCGGCCCCGTTCCAGCCGATGAACGTGTAGTTGCGCGCGGGGCGGACGATGGCGCGGATCTCCGGGTGCGCGTCGAGCTCCCGGAGCTGATCGGCGCGGGGACTCAGGATGAGGTCGGCCGTGCCCGCCATGAGCTCGACCACCTGCGCCGCGTTGTCCGGGATCGTCCGCCACACCACGCGGTCGATGTACGGCCGGCCGCCCAGCGCCTCCGGGAAGTCGGGGTTCGCCTCGAAGACCCACCGGTCGTTGGCCCGCGCCGAGACGAACCGGAACGGCCCGTTGCCGACCGGCTGCTTGTTGAAAGCGGCCGTCCGGAGCCGCTCCGGAGGGACCGTGTCCAGCAGATGGCGCGGCATGATGGGGGCGAACGGCCAGCTCGCCAGCGGGTCGCCGTGTGGCCGGAAACGGAAGCGGATGGTGAAGGAGTCCAGCACCTCCGCGTGCGTCCAGTGCTCGAAGTAATGGCCGATGCTGGAGCCCGTCCCCGGATCGCGGGCGCGCTCGAAGGTGAACAGCACGTCGTACGCCGTGGTCGGGACGCCGTCGTGCCAGCGCACGTCGCGGCGGAGGTGGAACACCACGGCGGTGTCGCCCATCAGCTCCCACCGCTCCGCCAGGTATGGCTCGAACCCGAGGTCCGGCCCGTAGCGGATCAGCGGCATGAACAGGACGTAGCTCAGGAACTCCTGGGTCCAGACCTCCGTGCTGACCAGCGAGTTCATCAGCTCGAGGTCGTTGGGCCCGGCGATCACCAGGGTGCCGCCGTACCGCGGCGCGGGCTCCGCGGCTCTCGCCGCCTGGCCGCTGCGATCGACGCACCCGGCCGTCCCCAGGATGGCGACGACAAGCGCGAGTCGCAGGGCACGTCGTGCCTCGAGTCGCGACGCAGGACGTGGAGACATACGCTGGCTCCGTGAACGAACGGATCCCGAGCGGGGTCGAGCGGCTGTCGATGGGAACACCGGGAGCGGAAAATGTCGCGCGGCGGCGCACGGAGATCAAGTGCGCCCCTTCGCGGGGGCGAGCGCGGCCGGCCGGTCGAGGCGCCGCGCCTGACAAGCCGCGTTGACGTCTACCGTCACCGGCCGCGGGACGTGTACGGGCGACGTCGTCAGGCGACCTCCACGTCGGGCAGACGCTGGATCTCGCGGAGCACGCCGGCCAGCAGCGTGCGCAGGCGGGGGACCGCGGCCGCGCCGATGGCGAGGACCTCTTCGTGGTCCAGGGACTGAGCGGAGAGGCCTGCGCAGAGGTTCGTGACGAGCGAGATCCCCAGGACCCGCACCCCCATCGCCCGCGCCACGATGACCTCCGGGACCGTGCTCATGCCGACGACGTCGGCGCCGAAGCGCTGCAGCATCCGGATCTCGGCCGGCGTCTCGTACGATGGGCCGGTCACGGCGCAGTAGACGCCACGGTGGAGGGGGATCCCCGCGTCGAGGGCGACACGCTCGGCGATGGCCGCCAGCTCCGGGTCATACGGGCGTGACATGTCGGGGAACCGCTCGTCCCCGGGCACGACCGGGCCGATGAGCGGGTTGCGCCACATGAAGTTGATGTGATCGTCCAGGATCACCAGGTCGCCGGGCTGCAGCGTGGTCCTGAGCGCCCCCGCGGCGTTGGTGACGATCATGGTCCGGGCCCCGAGCGCCGCCGCGACGCGCACCGGGATCGTGACGCGCTCGGGCGGATGCCCCTCGTACAGGTGGTAGCGTCCTTGCATGACGAGGCACTCGACGCCCTCCAGGGTGCCGGCGATGAGCATCCCCGCGTGGCCCTGGACGGTCGCGGGCGCGAAGCCGGGGATCTCCGCGTAAGGGATGCGGACTGGATCCTGGATGTCCGCGGCCGCCTCACCCTGTCCGCTGCCCAGGACGAGCAGCACTCGGGGGCGCCGCGTGATGCGCTCCCGCAGGTAGGCGAGGGTCGGGGTGAGGTCGAGGGGAGCCGGGCTCATAGGATCATTCCGGCGATGGTCGCGGTCATGAATGCAGCGAGCGCGCCACCGATCATCGCCCGCAGGCCGAGTCGGGCGAGGTCGCTGCGCCGGGACGGGGCGATGCCGCCGATGCCGCCGATCTGGATGGCGATCGAGGCGAAGTTCGCGAAACCGCACAGCGCGTACGACGCGATGATCACCGATCGCGGGGACAGGTCGGCGCCCTCGCCGACGAGCGTGGCGAGCTGGAGGTAGGCGACGAACTCGTTGAGCACCGTCTTGATCCCGAGCAGCGCGCCGACCTGCACCGCATCCTCCCACGGCACGCCCATCAGCCACGCGATCGGCGCCAGCACCCAGCCGAGCAGGACGTCCAGCGTGACGCGCTGATCGGCGCCGAGCGCCCCGACATCCCGCAACAGGGCCGTGAGCCCCACCGTGTCCCCCACCCAGCCGAGCAGCGAGTTGATCAGCGCGATCAGGGCGATGAACGCGAGCAGCATCGCGCCGACGTTGAGCGCCAGCGTGAGGCCCTCGCCAGCGCCCCGGGCCGCCGCATCGATCACGTTGGCGTCCGGCGACTCCACCGCGACCTTGAGGGTGCCGCGCGTCTCCGGCTCGCCCTTCTCGGGGACCATGAGCTTGGCGACCGCGAGCGCGGCGGGCGCGGACATGACACTCGCCGCGAGCAGGTGGCCCGCGATGTCCGGAACGTAGGCGACGAGCATCCCCACGTACGCCGCCATGACCCCGCCCGCGACGGTGGCGAAGCCGCCGACCATGATCGCCATCAGCTCGGAGTTGGTCATGGTGGCGACGAACGGCTTCACCATCAGCGGCGCCTCGGTCTGGCCCAGGAAGATGTTGCCCGCGGCCGAGAGCGTTTCCGCGCCGGACGTGCGCATGGTCCGCATCATGACCCATGCGACCCCTCGGACGACCCACTGCATGATGCCGAGGTGGTAGAGCACGGTCATGAGCGAGGAGAAGAAGATGATGGTGGGCAGCACGTTGAACGCGAAGAACGCGCCGGTCTGGGCGACGAGTCCGGGCGTCTCCGCGATCGGCGCGTTGCCCAGCGCCTCGCCCGTGCCGACCGGGACGTTGTTCCAGACGAGGTTGCCGAAGACGAAGCGCGCTCCCTCGACGGTGAAGCCGAGCAGCGCGACGATCACGGTGTTGAGCGCGGCGAAGATCCGCTCGCCGATGGGCGTCCGCAGGATGAACAGTGCGAAGACGAACTGCAGGCCGGTGCCCCAGATGACCACGCGCCAGGGGACCGAACGGCGGTCCACGCTGAGCAACCATGCGATGCCCAGCATCGCGACCAGCCCGACGGCCGAGACGAGGCGGCCGTGCCACGGCGTGTCGATCTCCGCGCGGGCACGGGTGATCGCCCGGGCGGCGGCCGGCATGACCTGTGACGTGTCGGCGCTGGGAGCGACCGCGACGCTGTCGCTGGCCTTCGTGGCCTCCTGCGCGCCCGCGGCGAAGGCGCCTGCGCCGAGCAACAGCACGCCGAGGCCCCACAGAAGGAGGAGGCCGCGCGGGGGCAAAGACCGCATCGTCCGGCTCCGGTGGGACGTGGGGTGATGGGGGTCAGGCGACGGTGCCGGGCATGGGCGCCCGGTATCCGAGGCGCTGCAGTTCTTCTTCGATCGGCGGCGCCAGATGACCATAACAGTGCACGAGTTCCACGCCGCTGGACGTGCCGATGCGGGTGGCGCCCGCGGCGATCATGCGCAGCGCGTCCTCGCACGTGCGGATGCCGCCGGATGCCTTGACGCCCAGGTCCCGGCCCACGACGAGGCGCAACAACGCCACCGCCTCGGGCGTGGCGCCGCCCGCCGGGTGGAACCCCGTGGACGTCTTGACGAAATCGGCGCCGGCCTCGCGGCACAGGGCAGCGGCCTTGATGATCTCCATGGGCTCCAGCGCGGCCGTCTCGAGGATCACCTTGACCAGCGCGCGACCCGCCGCCGCTTCGACGACGGCGCGGATGTCCTCCTCGACGGTGCGCCAGGCGCCCTCTTTGATGCGCCCGATCTGGGCGACCATGTCCAGCTCCGTCGCGCCGCGGGCCATCGCATCCTCGGCCTCTCGGACCTTGACCGCGGTGGTGCTGGCGCCCAGCGGGAAACCGATCACGGTCGCGACCGCGACAGGGGAGTCGGCTAGCTCGGCCGCGGCGAGATCGACCCAGGTCGGATTCACACACACGGCCGCGAAGCCGTACTGCCGCGCCTCGCGGCACAGCTCGACGATGTCGGCCGAGGTCGCCGTCGGGCGCAAGAGCGTGTGGTCCACGTAGCGGGCGATGGACGGCACGCTCCCCTCCCCTGCTCCCGGCGCGGGCGCGGGGGCGGATGCGATGTCCGCTGCCGCCGGGGGCGACGGCTGCGCTCCCCCCTCTCCGGCCGCGTTCGACTGCGCGCCCCGGCTCGCGACACGCTCGGCATCCTGGTGCCCGCTCACGCGCCCTCCCTCAGGAGATCGGTCCGGTCCACGACCCCGACGAACACGGGCCGGGCCGGCATGCCCTCGTCATCCAGCACCGTGCGCCCGGAGCCGCCGCCCCGCGGGACCGGCGCCGGCTCCCCCGCTCCGGCCGCGCGAATCGCCGCCCCCGGCCCTGGGGCATCTCCCTCGTGGCCCGGGAGGCCGCTGGCAGAGGCGGCGACGCCGCTGGAAACCGACACGCACGACGCCCGGCTCCCGGCCCTTCAGAACCATCCCCGGCGCTCGATCTCCTCCGGGCGGAGACGGATGTGCCGGCGCTTCGCCTGCACCAGTCGAGGGTTCTCGAAGAACTTGATCAGCAGCAGGCCGGCCACGAACCCGCCCACGTGTGCCCAGAACGCCACGCCCCCGCCCAGCGCCGGGGTCGTCATCCCGGACAGGAGCTGAATGAAGAACCAGTAGGCCAGGACGAACCAGGCCGACACCGGAATGATGCGGATGAAGAAGACGAAAATAAAGAGCGTGTGGATCCGTACCCGCGGGTAGAGCAGCAGGTACGCGCCCATGACCCCGCTGACCGCGCCGGACGCCCCGATGGTCGGGATCGGCGAGTCCGGCGCCGACCAGACGTGCGCCGCCGCCGCCGCCAACCCCACCAGCACGTAGAACACCAGGAAGCGGAGGTGCCCCATCGAGTCCTCGATGTTGTTCCCGAACAACCACAGGAACCACATGTTGCTGATGAGGTGCACCCAGCTCCCGTGCAGGAACATGCTGGTGAAGAACGTCTGCCAGGTCAGCCCACCCAGCCGGCATCCCAACCCGGGGGCGAGCTCGACCAGCCCCCCGGCGCCCCGCAGCTCCGCGGGGATGAGGCCGTACCGGCAGACCGACGCCACCAGCAGCTCCTCCCGCAGCCCGGCCCCCTGGAGATAGACCCAGACCGCGACGTTCGCCACGATCAGGGCCACGGTGACGTACGGCGTGAGCTCGGTCGGGTTCTCGTCGCGCAGCGGGAACAAGGGACTCTCCGGCTGTGGGGACCGCAGAATAGCGGGGCCCGCGCCCCGGCGTCAACGAAACGGCATCGAGCCCCGGCTGCACCCGCCACCCGCAGTCTCCGGGCCGTGCACCGTGCCCCGGCACGCGCACCGCGGCAGGAACGACACTGCCAGCATGGCAGGAAACCGGTCGAAACGTGCCGAAATGGCGCGGATTCCGAGCCCGGGGATGGCATATGCGTTGCACGCGGGCGGCACGGATCCGCGCGACACAATCGCGAACGAAGCGTTTCGAGGAGAGCACATGGCGAGCAAGGTCATCGGAATCGATCTGGGAACGACCAACTCGGTGGTCGCCGTCATGGAGGGCGGCGATCCGGTGGTCATCCCCAACGCGGAAGGCGGGCGGACGACACCGTCGGTGGTGGCGTTCACGAAGGACGGGGAGCGGCTGGTCGGCCAGGTCGCGCGGCGGCAGGCGATCACGAACCCGAAGAACACGGTGTTCTCCATCAAGCGGTTCATGGGGCGGAAGTACGATGAGGTGGAGGAGGAGCGGAACCGCGTGCCGTACGAGGTGAGGCGCGACGCCGAGGGCCGGGTGCAGGTCCACCTGCCGAACGCGGGCAAGTCCTACACGCCGCCGGAGATCTCCGCCATGATCCTCCAGAAGATGAAGCAGACGGCGGAGGACTACCTCGGCCACGAGGTCAAGCAGGCGGTGATCACGGTGCCGGCGTACTTCAACGATGCGCAGCGGCAGGCGACGAAGGACGCCGGGCGGATCGCGGGCCTGGAGGTCCTGCGGATCATCAACGAGCCGACCGCGGCGGCGCTGGCGTACGGCCTGGACAAGAAGAAGGACGAGATCATCGCGGTCTACGACCTGGGTGGCGGCACGTTCGACATCTCGATCCTCGAGCTGGGCGACGGCGTCTTCGAGGTGAAGGCGACGAACGGCGACACCCACCTGGGCGGCGACGACTTCGACCAGCGCATCATCGACTGGCTGGTCAGCGAGTTCAAGCGTGAGCAGGGGATCGACCTGTCGCAGGACCCGATGGCGCTGCAGCGCCTGAAGGAGGCGGCGGAGAAGGCGAAGATGGAGCTGTCCTCGACGCTGTCGACGGACATCAATCTGCCGTTCATCACTGCGACGCAGGACGGCCCCAAGCACCTGAACGTCACGCTGACCCGTGCGAAGTTCGAGCAGCTCATCGATGACCTGGTCGAGCGCACGCGGGGTCCGATGGAGCAGGCCCTCAAGGATGCGGGGCTGAGGCCGGAGGACGTGGACGAGGTGATCCTGGTCGGCGGCTCGACGCGGATCCCGAAGGTCCAGGAGCTGGTGCGGAACTTCTTCGGCAAGGAGCCGCACAAGGGTGTCAACCCGGACGAGGTCGTCGCCGTCGGTGCGGCGATCCAGGGCGGCGTGCTCGCCGGCGACGTGAAGGACGTGCTGCTGCTGGACGTGACGCCGCTGTCGCTGGGGATCGAGACGCTGGGCGGCGTCATGTCGGTGCTGATCCCGCGGAACACGACGATCCCGACGAAGAAGACGGAGATCTTCTCGACCGCGGCGGACAACCAGACCTCGGTGGAGATTCATGTGCTCCAGGGTGAGCGGCCGATGGCGATCGACAACAAGACCATCGGCAGGTTCCAGCTCACGGGGATCCCGCCGGCGCCGCGCGGTGTGCCGCAGATCGAGGTGACGTTCGACATTGACGCGAACGGCATCCTCCACGTGACGGCGAAGGACCGTGCGACGGGCAAGGAGCAGAAGATCCGCATCGAGGCGTCGAGCGGTCTCAGCGAGGAAGAGATCCAGCGGATGATCAAGGACGCCGAGGCGCACGCGGAGGAGGACCGTCGGAACCGCGAGAAGGCGGAGGCGCGCAACCAGCTGGACTCGCTGGTCTACCAGGTGGAGAAGGATGTGAAGGAGTGGGGCGACCGCCTGGATTCCGGCGCGAAGCAGCGGCTGGACGACGCGCTCGAGCGTGCGCGCAAGGCGCTGAAGCAGGATGACATGAACGAGCTGAAGGCGGCGCGGGACGAGCTGATGCAGGCGTTCAGCGCGGCCGGTCAGCAGATCTACCAGGCGGCGGGGCAGACGCAGGGACCGGCGACGGCGGAGGCGGGCGCGGCCGAGCCCGGGCCGCAGTCCTCGGGTGGGACGAAGGACGACGTGGTGGAGGCCGATTACGAGATCGTGGAGGAGGACAAGAGCTGATCCCCGGCCGCCGTATCGGGCAGACGGGCGCCGTTCCACGAGGATCGGCGCCCGTCTTGCATCCGGGGTGGCGGGGGGCGCGGGCTCGGTTGATCCATCGCAAAGCCGCTGTTAGATTTTCGAGGGCGATACGCGAAAGTGGCGGAACTGGTAGACGCGCGAGACTTAGGATCTCGTGGGCCGCGCCCGTGGGGGTTCGAGTCCCCCCTTTCGCATCGCGATGTGAGCCCTATCCCGGGTGCCGCATGGCGCAAGAATCGTCGAATCTGAAGATCGCAGTCGAGGAGCCGCGCGCGTGGGCGCGGCGTCTGACCATCACCGTGCCCGCGGAGCGCGTGGAGCGTGCGCGGGGCGAGGTCGCGCGCCGGCTGGCGCAGCGATTGAAGCTGCCGGGGTTCCGGAAGGGGAAGGTCCCGACGCACGTGGTGGAGCGGCGGTACGGGCCGGCGATCGACAGCGAGACGGTGGAGCGGGTCGTCGGCGACGCCTACCGCGAGGCGCTCCAGGTGCAGGGCCTCGAGCCGATCACGCAGGGGTCGGTCGAGGAGGTGGACTACCGGCCGGGCGCGGACCTGACGTTCCGGGTCGCGTTCGAGATCAAGCCGCAGATCCAGCTCGAGCGGCTGGGCGGGTTCCGGCTCGTGCGGCCGCGGCCGGAGATCCGGGACGAGGACGTGGACCGGGTCATCGAGCGGCTGCGGATGGAGCACGCTGTCTGGCGGCCGGTGGAGGACGCGGCGCCGGTGGACGGCGACGCGGTCGAGGTCGAGCTGACGGAGCTGGACCGGCCGGAGCCGAAGCCCGAGCGGTATCGGCTGGTGCTGGGTCAGGGTCAGGCCGTTCCCGAGGTGGAGGCGCTGATCCGTGGTCTGAAGCCCGGCGAGGAGGTGGAAGGCGCGGTGCCGGTGACGCGCGACGGGGAGACGCGGGAGGAGGCCGTACGGGTCCGGCTGCTCGCGGTCCGGCGTCCCGAGCTGCCCGCGCTCGACGACGCGTGGGCCCGCAGCGTCGGTGATTTCGAGGACCTCGCCGCGCTGAGGGCGCGCATCCGGGAGGACCTCCAGCGGGATGCGGACGCTGCGGCAGAGCGCGAGCTGCGGCGTGAGCTCATCGACCGGATCATCGAGGCGAACCCGTTCGAGGTGCCCGACGCGATGGTCGAGCAGTACCTCGACGGCATCCTCCGGCCGCGCGAGGGCGTGGACCCGCAGCAGCTCGCGGAGCTGCGGCAGGCGGCGCGGCCCGCGGCGGAGCAGGCCATCCGGCGGACGCTGGTGGTGGACCGGGTCGCGAAGATGGAAGGGCTCGAAGCGACGCCGGCGGAGGTGGATGCGCGGGTGGAGGAGATCGCGTCGCGGGTGGGGCGGCCGGTCGAGGAGGTGCGCAGGGAGTTCGTGCGGAGCGGCCGGCTGGAAGCGCTGGCCGACGAGATCACCGAGGAGAAGGTCTTCGAGTACCTGAAGAGCCTCTCCACGGTGGAGTGAGGGAACGCGGCCGCGCTCGGCGGGTTGGAACGGAGAGTACGACGGCCGAACCACGGAACAGGAATACGATGCCCATCTATCCGCCATACGTGATCGAGCGGTCCAGTCGCGGCGAGCGGAGCTACGACATCTTCAGCCGCCTGCTGATGGACCGGATCATCTTCCTCGGGGCGCCCATCGATGACCACGTCGCGAACATCGTCATCGCGCAGCTCCTGTTCCTGCAGGCGGACAACCCCGAGAAGGACATCTATCTCTATATCAACTCGCCGGGTGGTTCGGTGTACGCCGGCCTGGCGATCTACGACACGATGCAGTTCCTGACGGCGCCCGTCGCGACCATGTGCATGGGGATGGCGGCGTCGATGGGGGCGCTGCTCCTGGCGGCGGGGACGAAGGGCAAGCGCAGTGCGCTGCCGAATTCGCGGATCATGATCCATCAGCCGTCGGGCGGGAGCCACGGCACGGCGGCGGACATCGAGATCCAGGCCCGTGAGATCCTGTTCGCGCGGGAGCGGTTGAATCAGATCCTGGCGCTCCACACGGGTCAGCCGGTGGAGCGGATCGCGGAAGATGTGGACCGCGACCGCTTCATGAGCCCGCAGGAGGCCCTGGAGTACGGGTTGATCGACCACGTGGTCCAGCACAAGGGGCAGGTGGTGGAAGTGAGCCACACGCGCCAGGAAGACCGGTAGTCGTTCCCGCTCCCGGGGGGCCCCAGCTCCCCGGGACGGGGTGGTGTTCCTCGCTGACTCGAAGTATCCAATGCCCAGCGACAAGCATCTCCGCTGCTCCTTCTGCGGCAAGTCCAAGGACTCGGTGAAGAAGTTCATCTCGGGACCCTCGGTGTACATCTGCAACGAGTGCGTCTCGCTATGCAACGAGATCCTTGCGGAGGAGGAGGAGCGGGAAGCCGCGGAAGCGGTGCCGCGCGTCCCGACGCCGCGTGAGATCAAGGAGGTTCTCGACCAGTACGTGGTCGGGCAGGACAGGGCGAAGAAGTCGCTGGCGGTCGCGGTCTACAATCACTACAAGCGA harbors:
- the deoC gene encoding deoxyribose-phosphate aldolase; translated protein: MPSIARYVDHTLLRPTATSADIVELCREARQYGFAAVCVNPTWVDLAAAELADSPVAVATVIGFPLGASTTAVKVREAEDAMARGATELDMVAQIGRIKEGAWRTVEEDIRAVVEAAAGRALVKVILETAALEPMEIIKAAALCREAGADFVKTSTGFHPAGGATPEAVALLRLVVGRDLGVKASGGIRTCEDALRMIAAGATRIGTSSGVELVHCYGHLAPPIEEELQRLGYRAPMPGTVA
- a CDS encoding molecular chaperone DnaK — its product is MASKVIGIDLGTTNSVVAVMEGGDPVVIPNAEGGRTTPSVVAFTKDGERLVGQVARRQAITNPKNTVFSIKRFMGRKYDEVEEERNRVPYEVRRDAEGRVQVHLPNAGKSYTPPEISAMILQKMKQTAEDYLGHEVKQAVITVPAYFNDAQRQATKDAGRIAGLEVLRIINEPTAAALAYGLDKKKDEIIAVYDLGGGTFDISILELGDGVFEVKATNGDTHLGGDDFDQRIIDWLVSEFKREQGIDLSQDPMALQRLKEAAEKAKMELSSTLSTDINLPFITATQDGPKHLNVTLTRAKFEQLIDDLVERTRGPMEQALKDAGLRPEDVDEVILVGGSTRIPKVQELVRNFFGKEPHKGVNPDEVVAVGAAIQGGVLAGDVKDVLLLDVTPLSLGIETLGGVMSVLIPRNTTIPTKKTEIFSTAADNQTSVEIHVLQGERPMAIDNKTIGRFQLTGIPPAPRGVPQIEVTFDIDANGILHVTAKDRATGKEQKIRIEASSGLSEEEIQRMIKDAEAHAEEDRRNREKAEARNQLDSLVYQVEKDVKEWGDRLDSGAKQRLDDALERARKALKQDDMNELKAARDELMQAFSAAGQQIYQAAGQTQGPATAEAGAAEPGPQSSGGTKDDVVEADYEIVEEDKS
- a CDS encoding NupC/NupG family nucleoside CNT transporter translates to MPAAARAITRARAEIDTPWHGRLVSAVGLVAMLGIAWLLSVDRRSVPWRVVIWGTGLQFVFALFILRTPIGERIFAALNTVIVALLGFTVEGARFVFGNLVWNNVPVGTGEALGNAPIAETPGLVAQTGAFFAFNVLPTIIFFSSLMTVLYHLGIMQWVVRGVAWVMMRTMRTSGAETLSAAGNIFLGQTEAPLMVKPFVATMTNSELMAIMVGGFATVAGGVMAAYVGMLVAYVPDIAGHLLAASVMSAPAALAVAKLMVPEKGEPETRGTLKVAVESPDANVIDAAARGAGEGLTLALNVGAMLLAFIALIALINSLLGWVGDTVGLTALLRDVGALGADQRVTLDVLLGWVLAPIAWLMGVPWEDAVQVGALLGIKTVLNEFVAYLQLATLVGEGADLSPRSVIIASYALCGFANFASIAIQIGGIGGIAPSRRSDLARLGLRAMIGGALAAFMTATIAGMIL
- a CDS encoding rhomboid family intramembrane serine protease, with protein sequence MFPLRDENPTELTPYVTVALIVANVAVWVYLQGAGLREELLVASVCRYGLIPAELRGAGGLVELAPGLGCRLGGLTWQTFFTSMFLHGSWVHLISNMWFLWLFGNNIEDSMGHLRFLVFYVLVGLAAAAAHVWSAPDSPIPTIGASGAVSGVMGAYLLLYPRVRIHTLFIFVFFIRIIPVSAWFVLAYWFFIQLLSGMTTPALGGGVAFWAHVGGFVAGLLLIKFFENPRLVQAKRRHIRLRPEEIERRGWF
- the clpP gene encoding ATP-dependent Clp endopeptidase proteolytic subunit ClpP; translated protein: MPIYPPYVIERSSRGERSYDIFSRLLMDRIIFLGAPIDDHVANIVIAQLLFLQADNPEKDIYLYINSPGGSVYAGLAIYDTMQFLTAPVATMCMGMAASMGALLLAAGTKGKRSALPNSRIMIHQPSGGSHGTAADIEIQAREILFARERLNQILALHTGQPVERIAEDVDRDRFMSPQEALEYGLIDHVVQHKGQVVEVSHTRQEDR
- a CDS encoding purine-nucleoside phosphorylase, whose amino-acid sequence is MSPAPLDLTPTLAYLRERITRRPRVLLVLGSGQGEAAADIQDPVRIPYAEIPGFAPATVQGHAGMLIAGTLEGVECLVMQGRYHLYEGHPPERVTIPVRVAAALGARTMIVTNAAGALRTTLQPGDLVILDDHINFMWRNPLIGPVVPGDERFPDMSRPYDPELAAIAERVALDAGIPLHRGVYCAVTGPSYETPAEIRMLQRFGADVVGMSTVPEVIVARAMGVRVLGISLVTNLCAGLSAQSLDHEEVLAIGAAAVPRLRTLLAGVLREIQRLPDVEVA
- the tig gene encoding trigger factor codes for the protein MAQESSNLKIAVEEPRAWARRLTITVPAERVERARGEVARRLAQRLKLPGFRKGKVPTHVVERRYGPAIDSETVERVVGDAYREALQVQGLEPITQGSVEEVDYRPGADLTFRVAFEIKPQIQLERLGGFRLVRPRPEIRDEDVDRVIERLRMEHAVWRPVEDAAPVDGDAVEVELTELDRPEPKPERYRLVLGQGQAVPEVEALIRGLKPGEEVEGAVPVTRDGETREEAVRVRLLAVRRPELPALDDAWARSVGDFEDLAALRARIREDLQRDADAAAERELRRELIDRIIEANPFEVPDAMVEQYLDGILRPREGVDPQQLAELRQAARPAAEQAIRRTLVVDRVAKMEGLEATPAEVDARVEEIASRVGRPVEEVRREFVRSGRLEALADEITEEKVFEYLKSLSTVE